TCAAATTGCTCAATAGCCTTCCAAGGCAGTGAGTATCGCTTTAAAATTACTGGGTTATACAACCCAGCTGCTACACGGCTTGCGCCTTCTGTGCCTTTGTCTATGACAATAAAAGACTTCCCATTGCGCTCGCACTCTTCACAAAATGCGATACCTGCCAGCCCAAGACCCACGATAATATAATCTACTTCTTTCACCTTACAAAAATACAAGAATAGTAGGCTCACAAAGTGCGCATCGCCTTCCTATTTATGGGTCTGAAGTTTATAAAATAAAAAAGCCACCTAAACGTATTGCTTAGGTGGCTTATAATATAATTGGAAATTAATCTAGTAATTCCAAAGATCTTGTTCAATATCTCTAATGCGTTCTTTGATACGATCTGACTCTAGTAATTGCATCATTGAGTTATCATTGATGTACTCCTTAACCTTACGGTCACCTTGTACGTTATCCTCTTTATAAATAGTCGCGTTAAAACGCCTACTATTTAACAAGTGATCAAATGATATAGGCATTGATGTGTTCTTACGGTTAAATGCTTTTGCATTGTGCAGTACTTCACGCGCTCCTGGAAACCATATCCAGAAAAGCTCAATATCTGCAGCACTTGAATCATCTAAGAAGTTAACATCGCCAGAAACTGGAGCAATACCTAATAATCGGTATTTAAGTTCTCCTTGACGCTTATCGATATACCAGTAACCACGTATGTGGTATGCGTTGATATCATAAGCAGTAATTTCTGTACGCTCAATGTTATAATCAGAAATCGATTCTCCAGCATTTAATTGATCATATCCAGCATCAGAAGTATCAATCTTTACCATTGCGGCAGAAAGATCTCCTAGTTGGATTTTTTCTGTAAAGTATGAATCTCTGTAAATAGCATCAATCTTTCCATTTTTAATATTCTTAACAAGAACATCAAAAAGTGAACGACGATCTGACCCCATATTGATAGTATCAATAGGATAGTACAGTGGGAAATTTACGCGTTCATCA
The genomic region above belongs to Dokdonia sp. Dokd-P16 and contains:
- the gldN gene encoding gliding motility protein GldN; its protein translation is MSLKRLIFVALGLLMAVPAFAQGNILNAKTPDEMFEVTEEQKAKDNDNPLPYGYVEKRDVLWAKNTWEVVDLDERVNFPLYYPIDTINMGSDRRSLFDVLVKNIKNGKIDAIYRDSYFTEKIQLGDLSAAMVKIDTSDAGYDQLNAGESISDYNIERTEITAYDINAYHIRGYWYIDKRQGELKYRLLGIAPVSGDVNFLDDSSAADIELFWIWFPGAREVLHNAKAFNRKNTSMPISFDHLLNSRRFNATIYKEDNVQGDRKVKEYINDNSMMQLLESDRIKERIRDIEQDLWNY